From a single Tachypleus tridentatus isolate NWPU-2018 chromosome 6, ASM421037v1, whole genome shotgun sequence genomic region:
- the LOC143254431 gene encoding uncharacterized protein LOC143254431: MLHLHRVQFYQKLDKSVFHEGALNPVIESLMYALWVGEGISATNSILLDKSQKKVLRELLHNIRKGRLSFIDLRIHTTAIILAVLKKYLQSQQDTPLQSKRYLEWSKLVSGLPTLRDSLTEKSLKTQNGKAQAKMLLQSLPEGNQIFLNYFITLLHKIAVQSGNIVLGSLRLAEFLGSVILLRTLKSLKVQVEAETILQFLIIHAPQLFGCNQFQLRPKIPVFNRER, encoded by the exons ATGTTGCATTTACACAGAGTACAGTTTTATCAAAAGCTGGATAAATCGGTCTTCCATGAAGGAGCTCTTAATCCGGTAATTGAG TCCCTGATGTACGCCCTCTGGGTAGGCGAAGGTATATCAGCAACAAATTCCATTTTATTGGATAAATCTCAAAAGAAAGTTCTCAGGGAACTGCTCCACAACATAAGGAAAGGAAGGTTGTCTTTTATTGATCTTCGTATTCACACCACTGCCATTATTCTTGCTGTCCTTAAG aaatactTGCAAAGTCAGCAAGACACCCCCCTTCAATCTAAAAGATACTTAGAGTGGTCAAAACTTGTATCAGGTCTTCCAACTTTGAGAGATTCGCTAACGGAGAAAAGCCTCAAAACACAGAATGGAAAAGCCCAAGCTAAAAT GTTGCTACAAAGTCTTCCTGAGGGAAACCAAATATTCCTGAATTACTTTATCACCTTGCTTCATAAAATAGCTGTACAAAGTGGAAACATTGTGTTGGGCTCATTAAGACTAGCAGAATTTTTGGGTTCAGTCATTCTCCTCAGGACTCTGAAGTCACTAAAG GTCCAGGTAGAAGCTGAAACCATTCTACAATTTCTTATTATACATGCCCCCCAACTTTTTGGTTGTAATCAGTTTCAATTAAGACCTaaaattcctgtttttaacaGAGAGAGATGA